In a single window of the Flavobacterium ammoniigenes genome:
- the rpsL gene encoding 30S ribosomal protein S12 codes for MPTIQQLVRTGRTQITKKSKSVALDSCPQRRGVCTRVYTTTPKKPNSAMRKVARVRLTNGNEVNAYIPGEGHNLQEHSIVLVRGGRVKDLPGVRYHIVRGALDTSGVAGRTQRRSKYGAKRPKEAKK; via the coding sequence ATGCCAACAATTCAACAATTAGTAAGAACAGGAAGAACTCAGATAACTAAGAAGAGTAAATCGGTTGCTTTAGATTCTTGTCCTCAAAGAAGAGGGGTTTGTACGCGTGTTTACACTACTACACCAAAAAAACCAAACTCTGCAATGCGTAAAGTAGCGCGTGTACGTTTGACAAATGGTAATGAAGTAAATGCTTACATCCCTGGAGAAGGACACAATTTACAAGAGCACTCGATAGTATTAGTTAGGGGTGGAAGGGTAAAAGATTTACCAGGAGTTAGATATCACATCGTTCGTGGTGCGCTTGATACATCAGGTGTAGCAGGAAGAACGCAAAGAAGATCTAAGTACGGTGCTAAACGCCCAAAAGAAGCAAAAAAGTAA
- the rpsG gene encoding 30S ribosomal protein S7, producing MRKRAAKKRPLLPDPRFNDQLVTRFVNNLMWDGKKSTAFKVFYDAIDIIETKKQDAEKSSLEIWKDALTNVMPHVEVRSRRVGGATFQIPMQIRPDRKISMAMKWLILYSRRRNEKSMAQRLASECLAAAKEEGAAVKKRMDTHKMAEANKAFSHFRF from the coding sequence ATGAGAAAAAGAGCGGCAAAGAAAAGACCACTTTTACCAGATCCAAGGTTTAATGACCAATTGGTAACTCGTTTTGTGAACAACTTAATGTGGGACGGTAAAAAATCAACAGCTTTTAAAGTTTTTTATGATGCAATTGATATCATTGAAACAAAAAAGCAAGATGCAGAAAAATCATCATTAGAAATTTGGAAAGATGCGTTAACTAATGTTATGCCTCACGTAGAAGTACGTAGTCGTAGAGTTGGTGGAGCAACATTTCAAATTCCAATGCAAATTAGACCAGACAGAAAAATTTCTATGGCAATGAAGTGGTTAATACTTTATTCAAGAAGAAGAAATGAGAAGTCAATGGCTCAAAGACTAGCTTCAGAATGTTTAGCTGCGGCTAAAGAAGAAGGAGCGGCTGTTAAGAAAAGAATGGATACTCACAAAATGGCAGAAGCTAACAAAGCTTTCTCTCACTTTAGATTTTAA
- the fusA gene encoding elongation factor G, producing MARDLKYTRNIGIAAHIDAGKTTTTERILFYTGKSHKIGEVHDGAATMDWMAQEQERGITITSAATTCEWNFPTEQGKILPETLPYHFNIIDTPGHVDFTVEVNRSLRVLDGLVFLFSAVDGVEPQSETNWRLADQYRVPRMGFVNKMDRQGSNFLNVCQQVRDMLKSNAVAITLPIGEENDFKGVVDLVKNQAIIWHDATQGATFDIVPIPEDMLAEVKEYRSILIEAVADYDENLLDKYMEDESSITEEEINVALRAATMDMAIIPMIAGSSFKNKGVQFMLDAVCKYLPSPMDKEGITGIHPDDAELLEEDQTKILRKPDVKEPFAALAFKIATDPFVGRLAFFRAYSGRLDAGSYVLNTRSGNKERISRIYQMHANKQNPIEYIEAGDIGAAVGFKDIKTGDTLCDEKHPIILESMKFPAPVIGIAIEPKTKADVDKMGMALAKLAEEDPTFTVRTDEASGQTIISGMGELHLDILVDRMKREFKVEVDQGEPQVEYKEAFTRSATHRETYKKQSGGRGKFGDIVFTLEPADEVDGKVPVGLQFINAVKGGNVPKEYIPSVEKGFREAMKAGPLAGYAVDSLKVTLSDGSFHPVDSDALSFELAARMGYKEVAKAAGAVILEPIMKMEVITPEENMGDIVGDINRRRGQVNDMGDRAGAKTIKADVPLSEMFGYVTTLRTLSSGRATSTMEFSHYAETPANISEAVIKKAKGNA from the coding sequence ATGGCTAGAGATTTAAAATATACAAGAAACATTGGAATTGCTGCTCACATTGATGCTGGTAAAACAACAACAACAGAGCGTATTTTATTCTATACAGGAAAATCACACAAAATTGGTGAAGTACACGATGGTGCTGCAACAATGGACTGGATGGCACAAGAGCAAGAAAGAGGTATTACAATTACTTCTGCTGCTACAACTTGTGAATGGAATTTTCCAACTGAACAAGGTAAAATTTTACCTGAAACATTACCTTACCACTTTAACATTATTGATACCCCAGGACACGTTGATTTTACCGTAGAGGTAAACCGTTCGTTACGTGTATTGGATGGTTTAGTTTTCTTATTTAGTGCGGTTGATGGTGTTGAGCCACAGTCAGAAACTAACTGGAGATTAGCAGATCAATATAGAGTTCCGCGTATGGGATTCGTAAATAAAATGGACCGTCAAGGTTCTAACTTCTTGAACGTATGTCAACAAGTTAGAGATATGTTAAAATCTAACGCTGTTGCAATCACTTTGCCAATTGGTGAAGAGAATGATTTCAAAGGGGTAGTTGACTTAGTTAAAAATCAAGCTATTATTTGGCATGATGCTACTCAAGGAGCTACTTTTGATATTGTGCCTATCCCAGAAGATATGCTTGCAGAAGTAAAAGAATATAGATCAATTCTTATTGAAGCAGTAGCTGATTATGATGAAAATCTATTGGATAAATACATGGAAGACGAAAGCTCTATTACAGAGGAAGAAATCAACGTGGCTTTAAGAGCTGCGACTATGGACATGGCGATCATTCCTATGATTGCTGGTTCTTCTTTCAAAAATAAAGGAGTTCAATTCATGTTAGATGCAGTATGTAAATACTTACCATCTCCAATGGATAAAGAAGGTATTACAGGTATTCACCCTGATGATGCTGAATTATTAGAAGAAGATCAAACTAAAATATTACGTAAACCAGATGTAAAAGAGCCATTCGCTGCTTTAGCATTTAAGATCGCTACTGATCCATTCGTTGGTCGTTTGGCTTTCTTCCGTGCATATTCTGGTCGTTTAGATGCTGGTTCTTATGTTTTGAACACTCGTTCAGGAAACAAAGAAAGAATTTCTCGTATCTACCAAATGCACGCTAACAAACAAAATCCAATCGAATATATTGAGGCTGGAGATATTGGAGCTGCTGTTGGATTTAAAGATATCAAAACTGGAGATACATTGTGTGATGAAAAACACCCAATCATTCTTGAGTCTATGAAATTCCCTGCACCGGTAATTGGTATTGCTATTGAGCCTAAAACTAAGGCTGACGTAGATAAAATGGGTATGGCTTTGGCTAAATTAGCTGAGGAAGATCCTACATTTACAGTTAGAACAGATGAGGCTTCTGGGCAAACTATTATCTCAGGTATGGGTGAGTTACACTTGGATATCCTTGTAGATCGTATGAAACGTGAGTTTAAAGTTGAAGTTGACCAAGGTGAGCCTCAAGTAGAATACAAAGAAGCGTTTACAAGATCAGCTACACATAGAGAAACCTACAAGAAACAATCTGGAGGTCGTGGTAAATTCGGTGATATCGTATTTACATTAGAGCCTGCTGATGAAGTGGACGGTAAAGTTCCTGTGGGATTACAGTTTATCAACGCAGTTAAAGGTGGTAACGTTCCTAAAGAATATATTCCTTCTGTAGAGAAAGGTTTTAGAGAAGCTATGAAAGCAGGTCCTTTAGCAGGATATGCAGTAGATAGTTTGAAAGTAACGTTGTCAGACGGATCTTTCCACCCGGTGGATTCTGATGCATTGTCATTTGAATTAGCTGCTAGAATGGGGTACAAAGAAGTGGCGAAAGCTGCTGGTGCTGTTATTTTAGAGCCAATCATGAAAATGGAAGTGATCACACCTGAAGAAAACATGGGAGATATCGTAGGTGATATTAACCGTCGTAGAGGTCAGGTAAATGACATGGGTGATAGAGCTGGTGCTAAAACTATTAAGGCTGATGTGCCTTTATCTGAAATGTTTGGATATGTGACTACATTAAGAACATTGTCTTCAGGTAGAGCAACATCTACAATGGAATTTTCACACTACGCTGAAACGCCTGCTAATATTTCAGAAGCAGTAATCAAAAAAGCAAAAGGAAACGCTTAA
- the rpsJ gene encoding 30S ribosomal protein S10 yields MSQKIRIKLKSYDHMLVDKSAEKIVKTVKTTGAVVTGPIPLPTHKKLFTVLRSPHVNKKAREQFEVMSYKRLIDIYSSSSKTIDALMKLELPSGVEVEIKV; encoded by the coding sequence ATGAGTCAAAAAATCAGAATAAAATTAAAATCTTACGATCATATGTTGGTAGACAAGTCTGCTGAGAAGATTGTAAAAACGGTGAAAACTACCGGTGCAGTAGTAACAGGACCAATTCCATTGCCAACGCACAAAAAATTATTCACGGTATTACGTTCTCCACACGTTAACAAAAAAGCGAGAGAACAATTTGAAGTGATGTCATACAAGAGATTAATTGACATTTATTCATCTTCATCTAAAACTATTGATGCTTTAATGAAATTAGAATTGCCTAGTGGAGTTGAAGTAGAGATCAAAGTTTAG
- the rplC gene encoding 50S ribosomal protein L3 encodes MSGLIGRKIGMTSIFDENGKNIPCTVIEAGPCVVTQVRTKGVDGYEALQLGFDDKNEKHSTKAAVGHFKKAGTVAKKKVVEFQNFATEQKLGDLIDVTIFEEGEFVDVQGVSKGKGFQGVVKRHGFGGVGQATHGQHNRLRAPGSVGASSYPSRVFKGMRMAGRMGGDNVKVQNLRVLKVVAEKNLLVIKGCVPGHNNSYVIIQK; translated from the coding sequence ATGTCTGGGTTAATTGGTAGAAAAATCGGCATGACTAGCATTTTCGATGAAAACGGGAAGAATATTCCTTGTACAGTAATCGAAGCTGGACCATGTGTTGTTACCCAAGTCAGAACCAAAGGTGTTGACGGGTACGAAGCGTTGCAACTTGGTTTCGATGACAAAAACGAGAAACATTCCACAAAAGCGGCTGTAGGTCACTTTAAAAAAGCGGGAACTGTTGCTAAGAAAAAAGTCGTTGAATTCCAAAATTTTGCAACTGAACAAAAATTAGGAGATCTTATTGATGTTACTATTTTTGAAGAAGGAGAGTTTGTAGATGTACAAGGTGTATCTAAAGGTAAAGGTTTCCAAGGGGTTGTTAAACGTCACGGTTTTGGTGGTGTTGGACAAGCTACTCATGGTCAACACAACCGTTTAAGAGCGCCAGGTTCTGTAGGAGCTTCTTCTTATCCATCTAGAGTATTCAAAGGAATGCGTATGGCTGGAAGAATGGGAGGAGATAATGTAAAAGTTCAAAACCTTAGAGTTTTAAAAGTAGTGGCTGAAAAGAACCTACTTGTTATTAAAGGATGTGTTCCTGGTCATAACAACTCTTATGTAATCATTCAGAAGTAA
- the rplD gene encoding 50S ribosomal protein L4: protein MEVKVLDFNGKDTGRKVQLSDSVFAIEPNNHAVYLDVKQYLANQRQGTHKAKERAEVAGSTRKIKKQKGTGTARAGSAKNPLFKGGGTVFGPRPRSYSFKLNKNLKRLARKSAFSIKAKESNIIVLEDFNFETPSTKNFINVLKSLGLENKKSLFVLGDSNKNVYLSSRNLKASNVVSSSELSTYAILNANNVVLLEGSLEGIEDNLSK from the coding sequence ATGGAAGTAAAAGTATTAGATTTCAACGGAAAAGATACTGGAAGAAAAGTTCAACTTTCTGATTCAGTATTCGCAATTGAACCAAATAATCACGCAGTATACCTTGATGTAAAGCAATATCTTGCTAATCAAAGACAAGGAACGCACAAAGCAAAAGAAAGAGCTGAAGTTGCGGGAAGTACACGTAAGATTAAAAAACAAAAAGGAACTGGTACTGCTCGTGCGGGTAGTGCAAAGAATCCATTGTTTAAAGGTGGAGGAACAGTTTTCGGACCTAGACCAAGAAGTTATTCATTTAAATTGAATAAAAACTTGAAACGTTTAGCTAGAAAATCAGCTTTCTCAATCAAAGCAAAAGAGTCAAATATCATCGTTTTAGAAGACTTCAATTTTGAAACTCCAAGCACTAAAAATTTCATTAACGTTTTGAAATCGTTAGGCTTAGAAAACAAAAAATCGTTGTTCGTGTTGGGTGATTCAAATAAAAATGTATATTTGTCGTCACGCAATTTAAAGGCTTCTAACGTAGTAAGTAGCTCAGAATTAAGTACTTACGCCATCTTAAACGCTAATAATGTAGTGCTTTTAGAAGGTTCTTTGGAAGGAATTGAAGATAATTTAAGCAAATAA
- the rplW gene encoding 50S ribosomal protein L23, translating to MSIIIRPIVTEKVTKESEVLNRFGFFVNKKANKVEIKKAVEATYGVTVVSVNTINVRPDRTTKYTKSGLISGKTNAEKKAFVQVKEGESIDFYNNI from the coding sequence ATGAGTATTATAATCAGACCTATAGTAACTGAAAAAGTAACCAAAGAAAGTGAAGTTTTAAACCGCTTCGGATTTTTTGTTAACAAAAAAGCAAACAAAGTTGAGATTAAGAAAGCTGTTGAGGCTACTTATGGAGTAACTGTTGTTAGTGTTAACACAATTAACGTAAGACCGGATAGAACTACCAAATACACTAAAAGTGGTTTGATCAGTGGAAAAACAAATGCTGAAAAGAAAGCATTTGTACAAGTAAAAGAAGGAGAATCAATTGATTTTTACAACAATATCTAA
- the rplB gene encoding 50S ribosomal protein L2 — MSVRKLKPITPGQRFRVVNGYDAITTDKPERSLIAPIKNSGGRNSQGKMTMRYTGGGHKQRYRIIDFKRTKEGIPATVKSIEYDPNRTAFIALLAYADGEKTYVIAQNGLKVGQKLVSGPESQPEIGNTLPLSRIPLGTVISCIELRPGQGAVIARSAGTFAQLMARDGKYATIKMPSGETRLILLTCSATIGAVSNSDHQLVVSGKAGRTRWLGRRPRTRPVAMNPVDHPMGGGEGRSSGGHPRSRNGIPAKGYRTRSKKNPSNKYIVERRKK, encoded by the coding sequence ATGTCAGTTAGAAAATTAAAACCTATTACCCCAGGTCAGCGATTTAGAGTTGTGAATGGTTATGACGCCATTACAACTGATAAGCCGGAACGCTCTTTGATAGCGCCGATAAAAAACTCTGGAGGTAGAAATAGTCAAGGAAAGATGACCATGCGTTATACGGGTGGTGGTCACAAGCAGAGATATCGTATTATTGATTTTAAACGTACTAAAGAAGGAATTCCTGCTACGGTTAAATCAATCGAATACGATCCAAATCGTACTGCGTTTATCGCTTTATTAGCTTATGCTGATGGAGAGAAAACTTATGTTATTGCACAAAACGGATTGAAAGTGGGTCAGAAATTAGTTTCTGGACCAGAATCTCAACCTGAAATTGGTAATACATTGCCATTAAGCAGAATTCCATTAGGAACTGTTATTTCATGTATTGAGTTACGTCCAGGTCAAGGAGCAGTTATTGCTCGTTCAGCTGGTACATTTGCTCAATTAATGGCAAGAGATGGAAAATATGCAACAATTAAAATGCCATCAGGAGAAACAAGATTAATCTTGTTAACCTGTTCAGCTACAATTGGAGCAGTTTCTAATTCTGATCATCAATTAGTTGTATCTGGAAAAGCAGGTAGAACAAGATGGTTAGGAAGAAGACCTAGAACAAGACCTGTTGCAATGAACCCTGTCGATCACCCAATGGGTGGTGGTGAAGGACGTTCTTCTGGTGGACATCCACGTTCAAGAAATGGAATACCAGCTAAAGGTTATAGAACTCGTTCTAAGAAAAACCCGAGTAACAAGTATATCGTAGAACGTAGAAAGAAATAA